The following coding sequences lie in one Calypte anna isolate BGI_N300 chromosome 7, bCalAnn1_v1.p, whole genome shotgun sequence genomic window:
- the SPC25 gene encoding kinetochore protein Spc25 has translation MANIKAEDEISLFEREMKEFWTKFKSIYGPEQINQILVLRDSCKESINALSEKWSKKLKEGDLMINKIQEYNNEILRQSQRVSENQEHFTKIKANVNQEEEQRKLLLDSIQELKEELMKKKEIIASKNQVAKERMERLCKSKVLFEERIGLEIRRIHNEQLQFVFRHIDHKDPDKPFMFTLSINEQGDYEVTSCTPPLDCIAELQLKVRETNNFSAFVANIRKAFTALSYK, from the exons ATGGCGAATATAAAGGCAGAAGATGAAATCAGCctctttgaaagagaaatgaaagagtTTTGGAccaaatttaaaagcatttatggCCCTGAACAGATTAATCAGATTTTAGTGCTGAGAGATTCGTGCAAGGAGTCCATAAATGCGCTTTCAG AGAAATGGTCCAAGAAGCTGAAAGAAGGGGACCTGATGATTAATAAGATTCAGGAGTATAACAATG AGATCCTCCGGCAGAGCCAACGCGTATCAGAAAATCAAGagcattttacaaaaataaaagctaacGTGAATCAAGAAGAGGAGCAAAGGAAGCTTTTGCTTGACAGTATCCAAGAGCTTAAAGAAGAgctgatgaagaaaaaggaaa TCATAGCTTCCAAGAACCAAGTTGCTAAGGAGAGAATGGAACGACTCTGCAAATCCAAAGTGTTGTTTGAGGAGCGGATTGGACTGGAGATACGCAGGATTCATA aTGAACAATTACAGTTTGTATTCAGACATATTGACCACAAAGATCCTGACAAGCCATTTATGTTCACCCTTTCCATAAATGAACAGGGAGATTATGAAG TGACTTCCTGTACTCCTCCTCTGGACTGCATAGCTGAGTTACAGCTCAAAGTGAG